Genomic DNA from Urocitellus parryii isolate mUroPar1 chromosome 5, mUroPar1.hap1, whole genome shotgun sequence:
GAGGTTTCTGTAGTTTCTGTTTTTGCTTCCAAGGTTTGAACccggggcacctaaccactgagccacatccccagccacccccccgatttttgtattttatttcgacacagggcctcgctgagttgaggctggctttgaactagggatcctcctgcctcagcctcctgagctgttgggatgaGAGGCCTGTGCTGCTGTGCCGGCTGCCAGAGGCCTTAAAGGAGCAGAGTGGGGTGTTGCCCTTGACACTTTACAAAGACCCCGGGGGGGCAGTGGGGAGGTGTGGGGAGGAAGCAGGGAAGGCTGGGATGACCCCGCCCTCCCTCAGGATAGCCCTGTTTCCAGGTGGGTAAGAAGACCCTAGGGCTCCAGGGACCCTGGAGGGACTCTGGGGAGGCGGGTGGCCAGCTCAGCAGCCACAGAACCCGGTGATCAGGTGAAACAAGGAAGGTCCTGGGCCTGTGAAGCCAGGTCCTGTGAAGTCTGTTGTGGCCTGTTCTGTGACTCTAACAAAACACCCGAGATTGGatgatttataaacaacagaagatCACAGCCAAGAGGATGgtgcctgtctgtaatcccagcaactcagaaggctgaggcaggaggatcacaagtttgaggccagtttcagcaatttagcaagaccctcagcgacttagtgaggccctgtcttcaAAGAAACTTAAAAAGGGGCGCATCCCGTGGAAGAGCATTGCCcagcatgaagccctgggttcagcccccagttCAGGAAGATGGAGACGCACAGAACACAAGGGTCTGGGCTCATGGTTCTGGGGCCAAGAGGTCTCAGAGCCCGGCGCTGCCGCCTGCCGCCCCCAGGGTTCGCGCCTTCGAGGTCAGCGCTCGGCCACGGCGGCCCCCCCCCCTGGTGCTGGCTGGGACTTCCTTGCTGCGTCGTAACTGGCACCGGGTGTCACCGGGCAGGACAGAGCCAACACACTGGGCTGGGATCTCTTCCTCTTCTAATGACATCGTGGGGCCACCCTGAGGACCTCATctgatcccagtgactccaaaTAACATCAGCGTCTGACTTGGGGGTTCCGTTCCCTACACGTGAAATTCTGGGGACACGTTCAGACCATGGCCTTGAAAGAGCTGAGTGGGCTCATGCGGCTGGGGCCCGAGCTGCCACCCCAGAAGCATCCTAACGGCGGacactgggtggggtggggactcGCGGCAGAGGGGCTGCAGACCCAGAGGGCTGGATTCGCAGAGATGGAGCACACCTGTCCAGTCCCTGGGGCGGCTCCTGGGGCGTCACCGTTTCTTGCTGCCAACTGCCGGCATCTTTCTTCCTACCCTAAGCTTCAGTCGTGGGAGGGCGGACTCTGGCTTCCCCGGAGACCCGTCCTCCCTGGAGCAAGGGAGTGTGCTCCCCAGACACGGTCAGGACGGCTGGACGCTCGTCTGGCTGAGCTCCTTGTCCACCCACCCTTCCACTGTTCTCCTGGACGGGAGGCCTCATCGCGGACCTTGTAGACATCCTCCCCGGAGGGAAGGCAGGTATCTGCatctttaattgaaaaaaaaaaaaaaaaacacatcttccCAACTGCATCGGAAAAAGATGCTTTCAGCTCTcgttcacagatgaagaaactgagggtcTAAGTGACCTGCCACTCAGCATATAGATGACAGAGCCTGGACTTGTCATTGACCCACTTGATGCCCAAAGCTCCCTCTATCTGCTCTGAAGGAGGCCATCTGGGAGGGGCCGGGTGACAGGTGTCATGAGGTGTGCATCTGTTTGTTCtctgggaggaaaagaggaaaggagataGCCGGACTCTCCGGCACCCAGGACCAAAGTCCCCCAACAGCAGGTGGCCCGGGGTGACAGTTCCCAGAAGCCACAAGACCCACTTCTCCATCAATCTTAGCAAATCAGCTGCCTCAGGCCCTTGACACCAAAGAggtttgattttttattaaatcagaagaaaaaaaatgaaattttgggttgaaaaaatgttcatgtatAATATTGATGAGTTCATTCAGTGGTTCTCTAAAGTAGGATCATCTGTGTGCCTACAGACGGGGGTGTGCATCACGCACCTGTGTGTAGGTAGAGGCCCGGGAAGGCAGGGGAGACCCAGGAGCTGGGGAGTCACACGGGGTCTGGGGACTGTCAGGAGAACCTTCCCCCAGGCCTCGGGCTGGGACACGGCTTCCAGATGGCGGTGAGAAGCTGCCCCACAGCCTCCATGGATGAAGCTCTGTGCTCCCGATCCTGATCTTAAATAACAGCTGTTAAATACTCATGATGGTTTCCTGTTATCCTCTCAACACTTGTTCTTTCATggtacagaaaaggaaaagtgaactCAGAGAGGTTAACTAACTtggcctgaggtcacacagcaaggaagTGGTAGAAACAAGATTCCTCATAGGACCTTAGAGGATTCTTTCTTGCCCCAGGGTCCTGGGAAGCCTGAGGCCTTCCACCAAGGGGGGGTCAGTGGTTTTCCAGTTATTTCTCCTGCCCAAGCTATCTGCCCCCTGGGCTTGGTCTCTTCAAGACTGGGCTGGATTTTGTACTTTCCTTCTATGGACGCCCTCAATCCTGCCCGTTGGATTAAAGTCATGCATGTGCTTGTGTTTACAGTAAGGGGACCCTTGAAGACATCTGGGTGATGTCCTCCCTGCCGGCCCCTGTCCCTGCTCATCTAGGGCAGCTTAGGAAGAGAGCATCACGGAGCCCTAGGAACCTGCCTCTGTAGCCGTTTTAGTGCCCACGGTACCGCGACCCAAGCAGCACGGCCAGCGGGGGCATGCGAAGATCGTGATTCTGCAAAAAGACTCCGGTTTCTCCGCAGCATCCTTTCCTTAGCCGATCCTCCTCCCAacggtgatgatgatgatcaATGTTATTCTTGTTATTCAGTAAGTCGTCGATACGTGGTGTTTGGCACTTTTTGAGCGCGAAGCACGACTTTTTGGCCATCGGACTGATTCAAGGATGATACCTAGAACAGTGAGCAGAACGTGTCAAAGCCTATCACAAGGGGCCACGGTGGCACTCCTAGGAAAACTGATAGCCCTCAAGTGGATCTGTTAGTGAAGAGAAAGATGGAGAATTAATGCATGAAGCAGTCCATCTCAAGACACCAGGAAtcatgaaataaaagttaaaggAAAAAGTCAGTcaacacaaaggaagaaaataacgaagaaagcaaaacaagagATGATCCTTGACATGATGAATACCACAGAACGTCCGGACCCGTAGGAGCTGCGATTCTTTGGCGGGGAGCCTTCCCGTCGTCCCCTGGCACAGGACTAGTCACCATTGCTGTGGGACAACCGACCCCCAAACTTCGGCACCTAAATAACAACAACATTGCTCACTTTTCCCGTGGGTCCGAAAGCTGGATGGCCTTTAGTTGGGTGCCTCTGGTTCAGGGCCACAGCAGAGTGTCGGCCATAAGGTCACCTCAAGGCTCGGTGGTGTAGGATCAGTGCCAAGCTCACCTACACAGCCGCGGGCAAGCCCCGGTCTCCACGGAGGTGGGCTGCAAGCATCAGGCGCAGGGGCCTCTTCACGGCTTCCCTGCCCAGAGCAGGGCAGAGAGAGGGGCCACCTGCctcagtccattttctgttgctgtgtcAGGGTACCCCAGGCTGGGACAACGACGAGCAGACGGACAAGTGGGCACCGTGTGGGGACAGATGGCTGAACCTGTCtttttcagcatttatttatttttttgtaccaaggtacagaaaactgagccatatcctccgcccttttttattttgattttgagacagggtctcactaagtttcttagggcctcactaagttgctgaagcaggcctcgaatttgccatcctcctgcctcagcctccctagctgctgggatgacaggcatgcaccacagcaccggCTCTCATCCTTATTTTTCGGTgctgctgagagttgaacccagggtcttgggcaTGCTGGCCAAGTCACATCACCAGTCCCCAAGATTCATCCTGGAATCAGCCACCACCTACTCCTGCCATAACAGCAATACCCCATCTCTGAGGTCTcacctcttttttgggggggtgggagggtactgaggattgatcccaggggctcttaaccacagagccacaaccctgccctttttctgttttcgattttaaattgccaaggctggccttgaactcccgatcctcctgactcagcctcccgagtcactgggatcacaggtgtgcgcgcTGTGCCCTGCacgtctctctctttcttccttgggTGTCTTTCTCATGCCTGTGGTCACACAGGGCTGACCTCTCAGTCCCCTCCTGTGGCAATtcaatttcaacatgagttttgacgGGAACATCCAAGCCCCACGCTGACCTCAGAAGTGACATCTGTCACTTGTGCCGTCTGCTAGGATTCTTTCAGCAAGAATCAAGTCATGGCCCCACCTGCACTCCCCGGGAGTGGGTCACCAGAGGTGTGTCTAGGGAGACAGGGCCACCACAGGGAGGGGTGGAGGTCACCGTCCTGGAGTTCCAGGCTCCCCTTGCTCAGCGGGGGTGGTCCcgggaggaaggagctgggggcCGCCACTGTCTGCCCCTGTGGGTCTGGGGCCTTGAGTTCCCACTGGGAAGTGGGAAGACAGTCAAGATCCCCTGAGAATCTCGTGGGAGTCTCCTGGGACAAGGGCTGGACAAGGTGCTTGGCTGGGTGGACACCGGCCTTCCAAAGCTGCCACTTAAGCCGGGCCCAGGGGCACGTGCCCAAGATCCCAgcctctgggaggctgaggcaggaggatccagagctcaaagccagcctcagccactcagccaggccctgagcaactcagcgagcccctgtcactaaataaaacattttaaaaagggggagcCAGGCACGGAGGAGATCGCCCctcatcccagcggctccagaggctgaggctggaggatccaaggttcaaggccagcctcagcgaaagtgaggccctaagcaactcaaggagactccattaaaaatgatttcatttatttgtaaataaaatacaaaatagggctggggatgtggctcagtggtggcgtgcccctgggttccatccccggtacaaataaaaaagaagctacCGATTAAGAGGACTGGATGGGAGGGGCGGAGGCCAGGGATTTGGATGCTCTTCCTCTTATAGTTTTtcccttggaaaaaaaaatgttttttcattgATGTGAAATATACACCCAGAAAAGCACAGGACGAGGCAGCATGGCCAGCTTCCTGGGTCTTTAAAGATTTCCTCTTTTCTGGCTGGGGTCGGTGCCGGGGCCTGGCACACTCTGCCCCCAGTCACCCCCCCCACCGGGGCATTCTTTCCAAACAAGTgaacttgaagattttttttcaactttgtaGTTTCCCAAACCTGGTGCGGCGCTCGCGTTGCTATTATCATCCAAAAAATGCCAGTTTCTGTTGAGGGCGGTTCCACCCGGGAGCACTTTGAAACTCCTTATCTTGTTTGGCTCTGGCCCCGGGAGAAGGGCCCAGAAAGGATCAACTTCCTTGTGGGCAAGAGAAGGAAACACCCCCCTCTTGGGCTGGCAGGGAGCTGAGGTGCTGTCCCGTGTGAGCCCTGGGCAGACAGCCACCCACCGCTCCTGGCACCGGACGCCCCTTCACAGGGCTGGGCTCCCAGCACCCGCAGAGTGGCTCCCGCCAACTCCCAAGGAACACGTCGGGCCACCGAATCCAGAGCTCCAGAAACGCTCTCCCTCCGGGAGTCTGCCCTACACCATCTGTCGGGGTGCAGCCCAACTCCATGTGCGCGTTGACGTCATgcagcaaatttttaaaattaaatttaatttatttttattttatttttttttttagtattgggattgaacccaggggcactggaccacggagccacatccccaaccctattttgtattttatttagaaacagggtctctctgagctgcttagggcctcactaagttgctgaggctggctttgaactctccaccctcctgcctcagcctcccgagccgctgggatgacaggtgtgcgccaccacacccgcTGTGCAGTATTTTAAAGAGTGAAAATTTAGAATGAATGTAGATGCCCCGCCGAAGGGAATTGGTTCAGTAAATGGAGCCATTGAAAGTCAGAATATCTCCCAGTCATTGAAATAGAGTTCTGGAATATTTCCATTCGTGGGTTTTTCGTTTCCTGAGTGAAATGGATGGACAGTCGCGCAGGATAGAAACAAAGGGCAGAGCGTTCCAACCTGCCGCGCCTCCCAAGCCTCCTGCTTTCttcttggcttttctttcttacttttttggcaccagggatggCACCAGGGGCGTGTGATCGCTGACCTACAGACACCCCTGCTCTTTTTGTATTctattctgagacagggcctcgctgagttgcttagggcctaagttgctgaggctggcctcaaacttgcagtcctcctgcctcaacctcctgagccgtGGGATGAGGGGGAGGCCCCACCCCGCCTGGCCTCCTCTTCCACTTTTAAGGGTGGTCGACACTTTGGGACGCTTTCTTTGGATTTACCACATATTGCTTTCAAAACTTCCCACACACAAACAGGAAAATAATCAGGGgacaagagaataaaaaagatgCTCCAAGCGAATCATGACATCAGAGAAAATCAGCAGCTTGGGCGGCTTTTCTAGGCAAGTTGCTCTCTCTGTGGCCCAGGAAGCCGGCTCAGTGGGGCGGCTGGTGGCCTGCCAAGCCCGGGGTGTTTGTGGTTTGTGCGGGGGCAGAGCTGGGGCCGCTTCCCATGAGGGCTCTGGGAGCACCCAAGAGGGGCAGCTGGGCTGGAGGGAGGTGGGCGGGGCGGGGAGCCTGGAGGCTCTGCTCTGGTGCCTGGAGGGACAGGCAGGGGGCTACTTGGGTACACAGGGCCAAAGTCCTCATTTATGGCCTTGGGGCAGTTAATGTGTGATATTCTGGGATATAAAGGCTGACCACGGGGTGGGAACCTGAGCTCAGCGACTGGGAACTGCCGGGAGCTGTCACCAAGAGAGGACACCATGTCGGTGAGGATGCCAGCCCCGGCGGCCCACTCCCTCCACGTCTCTGCCTGGGTGGGCTCTCTGCGGATTCCCCTCCACCTGGCAGAGAAGTTGGCCAGACggtctccccagccccagcccaggcaccCTGATCCCGCGGCCACCGCCCTACCCTGGGAGCCTGGGCCTGTGTGTCCCCTCTCCTGCCTCAGGTACCTCATCAgtaacaatgatgatgatgatgatgatgaccgCTACCGTCCACTGAGCTTTAGAAAGAGGAAAAGCTGAGGCTCGGGGCTGAGGCTGTAACTCAgcgtggggtggggggtgctcagcctgggctggggctggacccCATCATCAGCacccaaacaaacaagaaaacaggaAACCCAGGCTCTGGGGATCTAATTGGCCAAGGTCACCATCTGCGAACTGCGGGGGATTGGGTGGGTCTTCTGGCAGGCCCCTGAATGGCCTTGGACCAGTTTCtgaccctctctgagcctcagcctccctgatcTGTGGAAGGGAATCCCATGGCACCCTCTGGGGATGGCACCCTCTGGGGATTAGATGGGGCCACTGGGACCAAGTGCCACAAAATGGAGGGGGGGGTGCTTCAGAATATTCATTCTCTCAAGTTCTAAAGATGTCTGATGTCAGGTGTGGGCCGGGCACACTCTCCTGGGGCTCTGGGCCAGCGTCCCACTGTCTCTTTCAATTTCCGGTGGTGGCTGGCGATCCTTGGCCTGCAGCTGCGTACTGAGTGATGTCCTACCCGACACAGTGGCCTCTGTGTCCAAACATCCCTCCTCTGACAAGGACATCCATGGCACTGGGTTTAGAGGCCACCCtactccagtatgacctcatctttgtttttttttttttttttttactggggacCACCCCCcctgcccttttaaaaaatatttagagacagggtcttgctgaattgcttagggcctcactaagttgctgaggccggctttgaacctgcggtccttttgcctcagtctcctgagctttTGGAACCACAGGGTGTGCCGCCATGCCTGTTTGTTATTGATTGGTTGATGGATACTACagtatgcttttattttagtgtttatttttatgaggtgctgaggatcgaacacatgtgcgaggcaagtgctctgtcactgagctacagccccagcccccagccccaaacttttttatttagagataggttttcgctaagtttcttagggccttgctaagtttctgaggctggcctcaagtttacgatcctcctgcctcagcctctggagttgctgagatAATAGGCTTTCCCCACTGCGCCTGGTTCAACCCCATCTTGGTTACAGCCACAAAGACCCTACTCCAAATAGGTCACCTTTGAAGGTTCCAGGTGGATATGAGTTTTGGCAGGACACTGTCCAAGCCAGTGCCAGTGCCATGCAGGACATGAACCTGACCGGGGTCCCTGGCTGAAGACCAGTGCTGTGCTGTCCTTGCCTGTGTCTCTGGGAGAGGCTTTTGCCTTTGTGGTCAGGAGACTCCTGATCTTCTCTTCCCTCTGTcaccccatccctcctcctcctcctccagacaCCACTTAGTGCCAACCCCTTTTATTACAGATGGGGAATTTGAGGCCAAAGGAGGATGAGGCTGGCCCCAGGTCACTTGAACTGCCCAACCCTCTACCCTGGTTCTGCCTCCCGGTCTCTCCCTGGGCCTTGGATTTCGTTGAGTGGGGACAAGGGTCCTGGAAGTGCACACGCACCAGGCCCCAGCACCCCTCTTTGTCCAAATGCACCCCTGACCTTGTGCCGCTGACCTgcagcagccccacccccaccctcagggGCTTGGGTTCCCAGTTTGGTCAGGAAGCCCCCAGGAGGTGGGGGGTGTTCCTCCCACCTCAGTCCCagctctccccacccaccccgaCGGTCCCAGGGTGCCGGGGAGGGGGCTGGCTCCTGGCAGCTGGTGTCAGGTGTGTGTGCACAGCCAACGTCCAAGTGTCTCTGTGGCCGCGCACTTGGGTCCTCTCTCATCTGGGAGGGACGGCGCTCTCCTCACTGGGTACCCTTCTCTCCCAGGGACGACCACCTCTGTCTGTCAGTGAGAGGCCGAGACAGAACCTGCCTCCAGTCCCTGGCCCCAAAGCCTGGGTGTGGCTGCTGCATTCAGCAGGGTTCTGCTTGGTGGcccagcctgtaatcccagcacctcgggaggctgaggcaggaggatcaccagttcccggccagcctcagccacttagcatgGCCAGTtagggagatcttgtctcaagataaaacataaaaaagggctggggttagaTCCCtggtacaatttaaaaaaaaaaaaaaaacagctgttaTTAAGCCTGACTCTCAGGGCTTAAGCCTCTGCCTCCAAACCCCACTGTTCCTAAAGCAGGGAAATGTGGCCCCCAGGGGACACTGGGCATTGTCTGGAGCCATTTCTGATTGTCACAGCTGGGGGAAGGGAGCTCCTGGCATCTGTGGTCAGGGAGGCTGCCCAGCGCCATACAGTCACAACCCAAGAGTCTCACCCAGCGGGTCCAGCGGTCCCAGCGCCCACCAGGATGGCTCCGCCTTCCTCTGGGGGTAGGCTGGGGGCgcctcccctgctcctcctccgcGGGGCCAGCTCCCACCAAGCTCTGCCCTGGGTGCTCCGTCTTTGGTGCCTGTCCAGCCCCGCCCTGCGGCTCCCATCAGGGACATGCAGATGGACATTTTCTGAGTCTTGGGTATTGAGCTTTGGAAGCCTGGGTTTGAGGACCTCCCATTAACCATCAGGAGAGGGACGATGCCATCAGAGGGTAGATGTCCCAGGTCCCGGGAAAAAGGGGAAGGAGATGCCAAATAAGGAGTGAGTGACCATGACAGTGGCCCCTGAATCTGCCTGCACGTGGGCCAGGCTCTATGCTTGGGGCTTCGCAAACAGGAACCCGAACCTGGGCTATCAGCTTGAAGGTGGCCGCCGGGCCTGGCAGCATCTGTCACAGGGCACTTAGcaacttccttcttttcttttgctgggatcaaacccagggcctggggcttGCTAGGTGAGCTGCGCCCGCGAGGGCTCTTTAATAAAAATACCCCCGCAGCCTGCTCCACAGATGGGGGAAGAGGGTCTGGAGCGGCCTTTGATGGCCCCGCTAGGACAGAGGACTTGGAAGGTTCTGTAGGTTCCCAGTGGGGGTGGGGCAAGGCCGGCTGGCTGCCGACACAGTCCTGCTCTGCATCGTCTGTGTCCCCGGGTTCCCATGGGCAAACCGAGGCTTCCCTGCTGGGCCTCAGCGGCTCCCTAGTCGGGCTGGGTGGAGGGCCCAGGAGAGAGGGCCGCGGGGCCGCTGGGCAGCCTGGATCCCACCGTCTCCCCTTGCAGCCCCGGGCTCTCCCGTGGGCAGGGGGATAACGGGTCCGACTGGATGGGAAGTTGGCGGCGTCACCAGCAGAGGGGGCTGTGGAGGGCCTCCGAGTTCTTCATGGAGGGCTTCTCTCCGGGCCCAGGGAGAACTGGAGATGACAAATCTGCACTTGAAACCGGGGACAACCTTGAAGATCAAGGGCAGGATCGCGGACGAAGCTGACGGGTGAGCGAGGTGGGGGGAGCGTGGTCAGCGCAGGGCGACTTCAAGCCTGGGGGTCTTTTTGACACCCTGGCTCCCTCCCACACTCCTGGATCAGGACCTGCCTTCACACCCGAGCACCCACGTGCTGTTCCCCGGCCCCAGCAGCCACTGAAGGGGCAGGGGGAGAAGCCCTGGGGCGCCCCCAGCCCCCTGGCGTCCGTGCCTGTGTGGAGGGCCAACCCCCGGGTCGCGGCTCTGTTAACCCAGCGGAAGGACCCCAGCCGGCCTTTCCCGAGCCCCTGGAGACGGCCACCAGGGGGCGCCACCGGCCCACCTCCCTCACCACCTGCTCCAGGCTCTCAAGTCTGCAGGACGATactggcatttctttcttttctgatacCAGGCGctgaaccccagcccttttcactttGAGATAGTttcatcaagttgcttagggcctcgcaaagtggctgaggctggcctccaacttgggattgtcctaccttagcctcctgagttgctgggattacaagcgtgtgcctgGCTAACTTAGGCATTTCTTGGACTGAACTTTGCCCCCTTGGGTTGGGAAGGTGGTGGGCAGATGTGTGAAGTAGGAGCCTAGAGACAAAGGAGTCCTTTCTCCTGCCTCATCACTCAAGTTTGCAGAAATGCAGGCCTGAGACCTGCCTCCTCGGGTGAAGAAGCCCACCACCCAGGATGCCCACTCTCGGGCTCCCCAAAGGTCTAACCCGGGCTCCCGTAGTGACCCTGCCAAGATCAACCCCTGGTGGCATACCTTGAGTGACAGGAAGCTCATCCCTGCAGGCCGACTGGTCTTTATGGTCAACCTTAATGTCTTCAGAGGTCTAAGGCAGCAGCTCTCTCCCCATGACACCCCCGATTGCTCAACCGTCACCATCAGCTACTGCCCCAGCAGCCTTGGTCTCTGCTCCGAATGGCACATGTCACATAGCACCCCCAGATCTCAATGCGAAGCTGGCAGCAGCTGGTGGTAGCCCAGGCCCTCTGACCCAAGCTGCCTTACCTAGGGCTGCCCCTAGATGCCACCTGTCACCCTCCCCTGCAGCTTTGTGATTAACCTGGGCCAGGGGACAGATAAGCTGGGCCTGCATTTTAACCCACGCTTCAAGGAATCCACCATCGTCTGCAACTCCCGGGACGGCAACTGGGGGAAAGAGCATCGCGACAGTCACTTGTGCTTCAGCCCCGGGTCAGAGACCAAGGTGAGGCCAAGGGACCGCAGGGGGAGGGGAGCCCTGGCCCTTTCCAGGGAGCCTCCTGCTCCCTGACACCTCCCCTGTCCTGCAGGTGACCCTGGCCTTTCACAGTGATGAGTTCAAGGTGGAGCTCCCAGATGGGTACGAGTTGACCTTTCCCAACCGGCTGGGCTACAGCCACCTGAGCTACCTGAGCATCAAGGGGGGACTCCAGGTCTCCTCTCTCAAGCTCAACTGAGTGGCAGCAGTTACCGGAAGAATGTAGCCCTCCACCCTGGTCCCCGACCCTGGTCCGTCACAGCCTTGGGGCCTGGATCCACCCCCCACCCTTGACCCAGGTGCTTCCCGTTCCTGCTCCTGGGATATCGCTTTTTCCTCCCTCGAAGCCAAGAGCAAaccaataaacaacaaaaatccacCTCCTGGAGCCTGTGGGGGGCGCTCCTGGGTTTTAATACTCCTGCGTCTCCGTCTCGGGTGGGGATCGAGGACCTGGCACTGCGGGTGGGGGTGGCAGGGGACCTGGGACTGCTCCCAGACTCGGGCACTGGATGCCGCCTCCCTCCCTGCTTATCGCCAGAGCAAATGCCACGCTGCCCAGTGGCACTGTGGG
This window encodes:
- the Lgals2 gene encoding galectin-2; the protein is MSGELEMTNLHLKPGTTLKIKGRIADEADGFVINLGQGTDKLGLHFNPRFKESTIVCNSRDGNWGKEHRDSHLCFSPGSETKVTLAFHSDEFKVELPDGYELTFPNRLGYSHLSYLSIKGGLQVSSLKLN